The sequence CAGGTTGTCGTTATCTTCATTCAAAAAATGCTATGGTTGAAAGGAAGGTTGAAGAGGTGTGAGATTCCAATCGGAAAGACTGGATCAAATCTCGCTTTCGAGGACTTCGTTGGAAGCTCGCGTGCCGATGCTCCCGAATAAGCCATAAGGGCTGGCCGAACCAGCTGGTAGCGCGGAAGCGTCCGTCGGCATGATTGCGGGCGAATTGCTGTTACCGCAATCGACTGAATCGGTAATGAATTTAACAGCGCCGTCGCCCATCACGATATGGGCGCCGCCTTGGTGGTGGCTGCTCGGTGGGCACTGGCCCGAGTTTTCCCAGTCGGCACCGAAACACATTTCTCGGTTCGGGCCCGTTGAATAGCTCACGCTCGTGAAAAGCGGCAACGAATACGCCCAGCGGGCGCCGCGGCTGCGGGACGCGGTCGTGTCGAGCGTGACACCAGTCGTCCGCCAGAACAGCGGACGGGTGGGGTCGACGTCGTCGCTGCAAGCGTGCGAGGTACCGCGTGCTCCGGCCGCTCCGCCCCAGCCCTTGCCTAGGCTGGGGAGCGATCGTTTGTCGCGGTCTTGCAATCCATTGATCATTTCGCCCAGCATCGCCGTGTTGCTCAAGCCGTCGAGGATGTCCCGGAATTTGCTGGCGTGTCGCGGTACGAAGAAGCCGCGGCAGCTTCCCGTGGCAGCTTGGATGAATTTCCATTGCCCACCGTTGAATTCGTGATATCCAGCTTGACCGTAGCTCGGTGAATCGCCCAGCGCATTGGCTCCATAGTTCGTGGTTCCCAATCCCCAGCTCGACACGGCCGGGTCGCTGGGGCACTTGAATGCTTGCAACTGCGTTGCCCAAGGATCGTAGGCACCCTGCCAGCCCGCACAGCCCATCGCAGCCCAGCCCTGGTGAGGGTTGCTGATCTGTTGCCATAAGGCCTGCTGCTCGATGAAGGGAAGCATGCCGACCAGAAAGCTCAGGCGACGTGCATTGTGTCCCGGTGCGACGTCGCAGGTTCCCTTGTCAACGTTCTCTAGATAGGTACCGCCTGCCTGCATCGGCAATTGGTCGTACGCCGAATGGTAATTGTGAACGGCAAGACCCAGCTGTTTCAGATTATTGCTGCAGCTCATTCGCCGTGCTGCTTCGCGGGCAGCTTGAACGGCGGGCAACAGTAAACCAACCAACACGCCAATGATAGCGATGACGACGAGCAGCTCGACAAGCGTGAAACCACGCCGAGCAGAATGGAATTTCATGAAAAGAACTCTAAGAGAAAGAGGCGGTAGACGAACAGCGCAAGTGGATTCTCACGCAGCGCATGTGCAGCGGTGGGGAATTCTACACCACGTTCCAGACTCGGTCTACGGCAAATAACAGCGCGTTGCAGTGGTTTTCGGGGGCGTCCGCTCGCCAAGCAGGGCGTGTCTCCTGTCCGTCGCCCTTTCCGTGCCTCTCCCTGGAGATAGCTTGGCGGCGCCCCGCTTGGACCGATGAGTCCATCTAGCGATGACCCCCGTCTGAAAATAGACTGCTTCACCCCCGACGACTCCACATCCAACAACTTCACTCTTTGTACAGCGATCCTATTCTTATGACTGCAGCCGCATCCGAATCCATCAAGTCCCGCCCTCACGATGCCCTCCGTGATGTGCGGGTTGAGTGTGGCTATCTGGAGTCGAATCCCGCCAGCGTGCTGTATCGCAGCGGCAAGACGATCGTGCTGTGCACGGCATCGGTGGAGACCACCGTGCCGCCGTGGATGGCCGGTCGTGGCAAGGGCTGGGTAACGGCCGAGTACAACATGCTGCCAGGCAGTACGAGTCCGCGCAAGAGTCGCGATCGCGGCGGCAAAGTGGACGGCCGAACCACTGAAATTCAAAGACTGATCGGACGCAGTCTCCGTGCGGTCGTGGATCTCGAGGCGCTCGGCGAACGATCGATTACGGTGGACTGCGACGTCTTGCAAGCCGATGGCGGCACCCGCACCGCATCCATCACAGGCGGGTTCATTGCCTTGTCGCTCGCCGTCACCAGGCTGGCGGCAACGCCACTGCTCGATCCGCCGATCGTTGTCGCTGATGTCCTGCCACGTAGCGTTGCAGCCATTAGTGTGGGAGTGATCGGAAGCGACGTCGTTTTGGACCTCGACTATCAACTTGACTCTGCCGCCGATGTCGACATGAATGTTGTGATGACGGGGGACGGTCGGTTCATCGAAATCCAAGGCACTGGGGAAGAGGCCACCTTTGACGACGATCAGCTCGCCCGCATGCTGGCGTTGGCAAAAAAAGGCATCCGCGAATTGACTCAAAAACAAGTGCATGCAATCGGGGTACAATGAGCCCTTTGTGCTCATACTCAGGAGTGTTCGATGTTGCGTCTCCCTGGCTCGAGGGTCACGTGGTTGTTGGTGAGCTTGGTCGGTGTCGCTGCAGGCTGTGCCCGCAAGGAATACGACCTGCGTCTGGTCCCGGACGGCGGATCGATGCAGCGAACCTTGACGGTCACGGCCAAGCCGAGCAGCGAGGGCAGCGATCATTCATCGTTGTCGGATGCCGAGTTGGCTCACATGCGGGAGTTCTACCAGCCTGCCTTGGAGCAGATTCAGGACGGCTCGCACACATTCGTGGGCACCTTTCATGGCGAGATGCCCGCCGATGTGGGAGGCGCAGGTGAATATGTCTGCTTGGCATCGCCTCTCGGATCGGCCTCGCTCTACGTCGAACGGTTTCGCGGTGAGGACGATTTACAGCAGAGCGAGAGGGATCGTCATGCCGCGATCGACCAATCCGTCGACTTGCTGCTGAATTGGGCGCACGAGGAATTTGCTGGTCAGGCAATCCTGGCTCGCCTTGAGAGGTTGATCGACCAGGACATCCGTCGCGATTTGAAAAACGTCTCCGGCTACTGCTGGGCCTATGGGATGGTTTTCGACATGGGCGGAGAGCTGGGCGGGCAACGATTGATGGCCCGCGTGGGACAGTATCTCGTCGAGCGAAATTACTTCTCCCTTGCCGACCTGCCGAACATGGTCGCGGTGTTCCAGAGCGAGGACCAGGCGGCGATGGCCGGCTTGCTTCGCGACACCGTCATCCGCAAACTGCAAGTCGAGGGAGACGAGCCGGCGGTCGCATCGCTAGCTATTTTCGGCAATGCTAAGGAGCTGGGGGCGTCGCTGCGTGCATCGATTCGGAGAACAGAGTTTTATCAGTCGGAACTCACGAAATATAAAAGCACACATAATCTGGACGATGGTACTGAAGTCAGCGACCGCGACTTTGATCCGCTGGGTTTGCTTGTCGAGGGGGCGTTTCAAGCGATGCTACCTACTGCTTTCAGGAATGCGAGTGTCAGCGTGACGTTGCAGAGCAAGGTCGAACCGTTCGCCACCAATGGGTCGTGGGACACCGGGGCGGCGGCAGTCCAGTGGTCGTCGCCGATCGCCGACAGCGACATCCCGGCGGTGTTCTTCGCTGCCTGGAGCGAGCCCGATCACGATGCGCAGCAGCGACATTTTGGGGAAACGATTCTCACAGGAGAGCCGCTGGCTCAATTTGCGTTGTGGTATCGCGGTCTCGCCGACCCGCACCGGCAACAATACGCTGAATTCCTCCGCACGCTCACGCCCGGGAGAACCTTGGTCGAAAAAATCAACGCATTCACCTTCGTTGGCGACGATCAGCCGGTGGAGTTGCCTCGCTCGTTATTAACAGAGGCAATTGACAGGGCGCGTTAGGGTGAGAGGCAGCTGTCCCTCGGACGGGACCATCGTCCCGTCGCTAACCTAACTTTTGCACACTCGGGACACACCCTCAGTGCAATGGTCTCGAGCTACGAATCCAAGCCACCATGGGCTCACACCACGGCGGAGCCGATGCCAAATTTGAGCAGGGTCTCCTGTAGGATGCTGCGTTCGGCATCATCGAGTGCGACCATGGGCAGACGCAGTTCCCCGGTGTCGCGGCCAAGCATCTGCATCGCGGCTTTGACAGGAATCGGGTTGGTCGAGAGACCAAGCATGGTGTTGCAGAAGGCATAGAGGCGATGATGGAGTTCTGCGGCCGTGGTGTAGTCACCCGCGGTGGCGGCCTGGACCATCTCCAGCATCACGCTGGGCACGACATTGCCGGCGACAGAGATCACGCCTTCGGCACCAACACTCATCATGGGGAGAGTCAGGGAGTCGTCGCCGGAGAGCACTGTCAGATCGGTCGTACCTAAAATGGCGGAGCATTGGTCGAGCGATCCGGTAGCTTCCTTGACCATCGTGATGCCTGGCAGCTCAGCGAGTCGTTGGATCGTTTCGACCTCGATGTTTTTCGAGGTACGGCCAGGAATATTGTAGACGCAGACGGGAATATCAACCTCTTCCGCGATCGCGCGGAAGTGCTGGTACATGCCCTCTTGAGTCGGCTTGTTGTAATACGGTGCCACCTGCAGGACGGCGTCGGCTCCCTCGGCAGCGGCACGGCGGGAGAGTCGCAGGGCTTCGGCGGTATTGTTGCTGCCAGCGCCCGCCATGACCTTCACCCGCCCCGCGACGCATGCAATGGTCTCGGCAATGACCCGTTCGTGTTCTTCGTGCGAGAGCGTGGGTGATTCGCCCGTCGTGCCAGCAGGCACGATGCAATTCGTACCGGCATCGATTTGAAACTCAATTTGCTCTCGCAAACGGGACACATCGAGTTGATTGTCGCGAAATGGGGTAATAATGGCGACGGCCAATCCAGCGAATTGACTCCCTTTTCGTTGACGCATGTGCGGTGGACCTTGATGTGTGGAGAGGGTATTTGCGGCCGCCAGTGTAACCGTTGGTGGGTAAGTTTCACGAGGGCTAATGGGATTCCCAAGGAGCGAAAAATCTCTATGCAGGTTCGGACTTGACAAATCTGCCTCACACGCGATACTTCGCCCCTTGCCGCATTGACGTGCGTCATACTGCAAATAAGTTGCCCGTGTCACCCTTTCGTTGTCGATCGCCTTGGCGGTCTTACGTTCTGACTTCTATTTATGCCCACAATCAACCAGCTCGTCCGCAAGAATCGCAAGCTCAAGAAGAGCCAGAGTAAGTCGCCGGTTCTCGAGAAATGCCCTCAAAAGCAGGGCGTTTGCCTGCAAGTTCGGACGATGACTCCGAAAAAACCGAACTCGGCACTGCGAAAAATCACGCGGGTGCGGTTGAGCAACGGCAAAGAAGTCACCGTGTACATCCCTGGCGAAGGTCACAACCTGCAGGAGCACTCGATCGTGCTCGTTCGCGGCGGTCGTGTTCGCGATTTGCCGGGTGTGCGTTATCAGGTCGTTCGCGGATCGCGTGACGCCCTGGGCGTTGATGGCCGCAAGCAATCTCGCAGTCGTTATGGTGCGAAAAAATAATTTTCGCCCCGTTTGCGAGTAGTTTTTCCTGCCGCACCCAGCATTCCCCCACCCAAAAACACTTTTTTTAAACCGACGTATCTTTCATGGGACGAATCACCTCCAGTCGCTCGCAGCTCAAAGGCGACCCACGGCACCAGTCGCTGTTGGCGAGCAAGTTCATCAATTGCCTCATGCTCGACGGCAAGAAGACCACGGCTCAACGAGTTTTCTACGATGCACTCGAGGAAATCGGCAAGCGGCACGAGGGCGAAGAAACGCCCTTCGAAGTCTTTGAAGCCGCGCTGGAAAATATCAAGCCGTACATCGAAGTTCGCAGCAAGCGAGTGGGTGGTGCGAGTTACCAGGTGCCGATGCAGGTCAACAAGGCTCGTCAGCAAAGCCTCGCCATTCGCTGGGTTCTGATGGCGGTGCGTGACAAAAAAGGACGCCCGATGCACTTGAAGCTTGCTGATGAGTTTTTGGCGGGCTTTAAGAAAGAGGGTGCCGCCTACACCCGTCGCGAAAATACGCACCGGATGGCCGACGCTAACAAGGCGTTCGCTCACTTCGCATGGTAGAGACATAGCGATTGGTGGTTGACGGCTAGCCGATCGCCATTTCCTTGCTCTGGCTGACACTGTTAAGAATACCTGAAACGCTGGTGACCCGTTGGGTTAGCAGCGTTTTTGCTTAGGTGGTAGCGAGTAAGTCTCCCGCCGCACTGCGTTTGCTAGAACGTGGATTCCACGCTTTCGCGCACCTCGCTACATTTGTTGCGACCGCCTCGGACGGGCCAAAGGTCACCATCTGCGAGGATTCTCACCGCCGGCAGGCCCATTGCCCGGTGGCAAACCGCATTTTATTGTTTGGCCTGTCCTCTCTCTCGTCGCTTTCAGCTAGTAGCTTTCAGCTAGTGGCTTACCGCTCACCGCTAACCGCTGTCTTCCACTCATGGCCGCCGACATATCCAAGCTCCGCAATATTGGCATCATCGCTCATATTGACGCTGGCAAAACCACTGTCACCGAGCGGATGCTCTATCTCAGCGGCCAAAAGCACCGTGTCGGCCGCGTCGATCACGGCACCACGGACACCGATGATGATCCTGAAGAGCAGGAACGCGGGATCACAATTTTCAGTGCTTGCGTGAAGTACAAGTGGGGCGATTACAACGTCAATCTGCTCGATACGCCCGGCCACGTCGATTTCACGGCTGAGGTGGAGCGATGTCTCCGCGTGCTCGATGGCGCCGTCGTGGTGTTTTCTGCTCGAGAAGGTGTCGAAGCACAGAGCGAAACGGTTTGGCGACAGGCGGATCGGTACGAAGTGCCTCGCATTGTGTTCATCAATAAGATGGATCGAGAGGGGGCGAGCTTTGACGATGTCTTCGGCGACATCGGACCGCGCCTCGGCGGACGACCTGTGGCAGTGGAGATCCCCGTCGGCCAGGGACCGACCCACGTTGCCGATCCGTTTCGGGGGGTGATCGATCTGATCGATATGAAATTGTTGCAGTTTGATCCCGAAACCGAAGGCAAAACGGTGACGGAAGTCGAACTGCCCGATGAGCTTCGCGACGACGCAACCATTTGGCGGGAGCAGTTGATGGAAGTTGTCTACGAGCTCAGCGAAGAAGCGATGGCCTTGGCGATGGAAGAAAAGGAGGTGCCTCGTGAAGTCGTGATCGCAGCACTTCGTAAGGGATGCATCGAGCGGGCTATCCAGCCGGTGTTCTGTGGCTCGGCCCTGCACGGCATCGGCGTGCAGCCGCTCATGACCGGCGTCGGTAATTTCTTGCCCAGTCCACTTGATCGGCCGCCTGTCGAAGGGATCACACCGGGGAAGGAAGACAGTTCACAAACGCGTAAACCGGACGTTAAGGAACCATTCTGCGGCCTGGTATTCAAGATTCTGCCGGCCAAAACTGGGGATAATTATTGGATTCGCGTCTACAGCGGCAAACTCGAGCAGAACTCACGGGTGTACTGTCCTAATCGAGATAAAAAGGAAAACGTAGCGCAAATCTGGCAGATCCACGCGACTAAGAAGGAACGTGACGGCCAAAGCGACACCGTCGGCGCAGGCGACATCTGCTGTGTGATTGGGCCTCGATTCGCGATTACAGGCGACACGGTCTGCGACGCCAAGGCGCCCATCCAGCTGCCCACTATTCAGTTTGCTGAAACGGTACTGTCGATGGCGATCGAGCCGGAGAGCACGGCCGATCGGAAGAAGCTCGAAGAAACGCTCGACATGCTCCGCCGGCAAGATCCCACGTTCCGGGCTGTTGAGAACGAGGAACTCGGGCAAACCATCATCAGTGGGATGGGCGAGTTGCACCTCGAGGTGATCCAGCATCGACTGACACGAGATTTCAATCTCAACGTGAAGTTTTACAAGCCGCGGGTTAACTACCGCGAAACGATTGGTGGCACCGCCGATGTGACGGGCCAGTGCAACCGGATCGTTGGAGCCAATGCGATGTTTGCCCGCTTGAAAACCCGCGTTCTCCCCGCGGACGATCCTGCTGCACCCGTCGTTGTCTTTGACCGCTTGCCGCCCGATTGTGGATTGCCCAATGCCGTCCGAACGGCAGCGATCGAGGAGATTCGTGAGCGGGCGAACGGGGGCGGGGTCATCGCTGGGTTCCCGCTGTCGGGAGTTCGGTTCGAAGTCTACGACGCCGAGATGCACGAAGATGGCAGCGACGAAGTCGCTTTTCGAATCGCGGCGGGTGATGCGTTTGAATCCGGCATCGAGGCCGCCGGCCCGGTCTTGCTCGAACCGGTGATGCGGGTGGAGGTCACGACGCCGGACGACTATATGGGTGAAATTGTCGGTGACCTGCAGCAGCGACGCGCGATCATCGCGTCGACCGAAACACGCGGTGCGATGACGGTGATCGTCGCCCACGCGCCGCTCAAGGAAATGTTCGGGTATAGCAGTGCGGTCCGCAGCCTCAGCCAAGGACGGGCCGGCGGCAGCATGGAACCCTACGGGTATCAAGCGGCGCCAAAAGAAGACGCCGAGAGCTTTCAGTTCTAAACGCCGACAAGGGCCTGGCAGGCAACTACAATAAGGGACGTTTTCCGTCTCTGTTCCCCCCAGCATGTTTGTGCAACCCTATGACCATGAGTTTTTCCCTTTCCCAGAACAAACGCCCGACCGCCGTCTCGGCGTTGATTTTGAGCGGCAGTCTGCTCGTATGCTCCATGATCCTGCCTGCTCGTGCGACGTTCGGGCAGGATGATCAGTCCGCCGAGTCGCCGGCAGCCCCTGCCGACGAAAAGCCAGACGCCAGCGCCCCCGAGTCGAAGGACCCGGCGCCCGAAAAGCCTGATGCGGATGCTAAAAAAACTAACGCCGCGCCCGAGCAAACGGATGCGGACCCCGCCACTGAGCCCGCTGAGCCTGCCGCGCCCGCTGCTGAGCCCGCCGCCGACCCCGAATGGGTTGCCAAAGGTGTGTGGACGCTGCCGCCGACCGAAGGTGAAGTTGCCGTCGATTTCTCGCTGATCGGCGAGTACGTGGGGGATCTGAAAGCGGGGCAATCGTCCCAGGAGGATGATGCCTCCGGCGACGAATCCGACGACGAATCCGAGGGCGAATCCGAGGGCGGGCGCCGTGGCGTGCAGATTCGTAATCTCGGTGACGGCGAATTCGAGGCGCGGGTTTATGTCGGTGGATTACCCGGCCAGGATGGATATCAACCCAAGAAGCCGATGGTTCTGCTCGGCCGGCGCAACGGGCAGACACTCGTACTCTCGGGTGGACCGTGGGCCATGTTCGTAACGCCCGAGAGTTGTCGAATCATCGATGCTTCGGGAACCTCACTGGCGACCTTGGAGCGTGCCCACCGCGAGAGTCCAACTCTCGGAGCGACGCCGCCCCAAGGGGCAACGGTGCTGTTTGATGGCAGCGACACGTCCGCGTTTTCCAATGGTGAGATGACCGAGGACGGATTGCTCAAGCAGGGTGCCGACATCCGCGAGATGCTGGGCGACTTCGATTTGCATGTGGAGTTTCGGATCCCCCATATGCCCAACGCCATCGATCAGAAACGAGGCAACAGTGGCCTGTATCTGCAGAGCCGCTACGAGTGTCAGGTACTCGATTCGTTCGGTGACGCCAATGTATTCAACGGTCTCGGTGCGTTGTATCGATACAAGGCTCCGAAGATGAATATGGCGTTCCCACCGCTGACCTGGCAAACCTATGACGTGCACTTCACTGCCGCTCGCTTCGCTGCGGACGGCACCAAGGTGCGGAATGCTCGCGTCACCTCGTGGGTGAATGGCGTGATGGTACAGGACGACGAAGAACTACCAGGTCCAACAGGTGCAGGGAAAGAGGAATCTCCCACCTTGCTGCCCACGAAGATCCAAAATCATAACGATCCCGTTCGTTATCGTAACATTTGGGTGATCGACCGTGGGCTGACGAGCGGCATTGAATTCCCGCAGCTGACAAAGCCCGCAGAAAAAGAGTAGCCCGACGCGACAGCATGCCCCGCCGCCGCTGAAAAATAGTGGACAGAGGTGGGTGGAATTTGGCTTGTGGACGAGTGGCTGGCTTTCGTAATGTCGCTTGCGGACGGTCTACCCTGGGGTGGACCGTCCGCGCATCGAGTGCCTTTCGACCACCATTGTATTGCAAAGTCGCCTGTTGGCTGCTGTTGTCCACTCCATCGTTATGCCGCCGCGTCCCCTGCAAAAGAATTGCTTTGCCAGGACGCGGTTGGTTGCTGCGCTACCTGCACTGGCCAGGATGATGGGCATTTGGCTGGTGCTGGCGCTGCACGCGCTAACGAGCCATGGCCAAGATTTTGCTGCTGAGCCCCCCGATACCCCGCCTCTTGCCGCGCATAGTAACGATCAAATATTGCGGGTTCGCGGCGGCACCGTGTTTCGATGGGAGCGTGATCAAGCGTCGCTCCAACCCACATCCGGAGCCGCCACGGCGACAACCATTGGGGCCCAAACACCCGTCGCAATGGCTCAGGACTGCACCGTGCTGCGAGGCGACTGTGTGCTCGAGTATCAAGGCAAGCGATTCGAGGCGGAGTCGATTCTATTGGTCGTCGATGGCTATGGAGATGCCATTAACGTGCGGTTATTAATGGATCGGGTTGCGCTCGGTTCAGGGAAAGCGACGCGTGAGCCGATTGTGGCAACTCTTCGTTTGTCAGCACCGCCCGAAATCCGGGCCCAACAGTACCGCGGCAAAACCGATGTCCCAGCGCAGTGGTGGGTCAAGTGCGGTTTGACGCCGTCCGACCGTCAACAAGCAAGCGATTCTCCAGTCATCGCCCCTGTGCAGTACAGCGAACCGATTCCGCCGGGCGAGCCGATGCAATTGGTCCAGCCGTTGCCTATGCCGGCACCTGATCCAAACACGCAGACGGTGCCCCCGTCTGGATTGATCTGGGATGAGTCAGGAGTGGTCTCCGACCCGTCATTGCGCACACCTTTGACGCTCGAGGATCCGGTGACGAGTTACTCGTCCCCGTCGCTGACTGATTCGATCGATCTGGGGCCCGCGATGTCGCTGCCGGAGCCGCCAATCATGACTGATAGCGGTGGCACGACAGGCGGATGGGCCTATTCCATCGGTGGCGGCAGCAAGAGCATTGAGCTGCTCTCGCGCGGGACATCTCGACCAACTGATTTTCAAACGATCGCTCGCGCTGAGAACAACGAAAATATCGTGGTTGCCACAGGCGGAGTGACCGTTTTGGTGCGGGACGTCATGGCCCAAACGCCGACGGGACTGCGAGTGCCGATCGGAACGGTGTCATTGTCGGCTGATCGCATTGTCGCGTGGACGCCTCCACTCGGGGATATCCTCACCGGTGCCGCCAGTGTCTCAGACGCCGAAGGCGAGCTGTACCTTGAGGGCGACATTGTCGTTCGCCAGGGCGACCAGATTGTTTATGCCAATGCGATGTACTACAACGCGGCCCGGGAGGTAGGCGTGATCCTAGACGCCGAGGTAATCGCCACCATTCCGCAAACCCACGGTACCGCACGAGTCAAAGCCGAGGTAATGCGGCAAGTCGCTCGTGGTCACTATGTTGCCAATAATGCGGCCGTCACGAGCAGCCGGCTCGGCGTGCCTCGTTACTGGCTGCAGAGTAAAGAATTGTCGCTGACTCAGCGTCCGATTGCGACGGTAGACCCTGCCACAGGTCAGGTCATCCCAGACACTGAGCCGTATGTCTCAAGTAGCGGGAATTTCGTCTATGCCGGAGGATTTCCGGTGCTGTACTGGCCTCGTTTCTCCACGCCCCTGCGCAAACCAACATCCTATCTCAATGGCGCGAGCATCAAGAGCGACCAGATTTTTGGTCGACAGGTGATGCTCCAGTGGGACACGTTCCAACTCCTCGGTTGGGATGCTCCCGCAGGTGTCGAATCGAGCTTGTTGACGGACTACCTAAGCTATCGCGGACCGGCACTGGGGTCACACACGACCTATAGTCTGCCGAGTCTGTTTGGTGTCTCCGGGCCCGTCGTGGGTAGCTATGACAGCTACATCATCAAAGATCACGGCCTCGATAATCTTGGCAATGGTCGTGATAACTTGGTGCCCGAAACCGACGTGCGCGGGGCCGCCGTGCTGAGTCATCGGCACTACCTACCCAACAACTGGGAATTCATTGCTGAGGTGGGATACATCAGTGATCGCAATTTCCTGGAACAGTATTTTGAGAACCGTTGGGATCAACGGGCAAATCGAAACACCGGCATGCGTCTGCGGAAGTACGCGGGCTCGCAATTGTTTGATGCGAACTTCAATGTTCAAGTCAATGATTTCTTTGAAGAAACCGAACGGCTACCGGAAGTCAATCACTATGCTCTGGGTGGCTCACTATTGGGCGACCATTTAACGTGGTCGATGCATAATCAGGTTGGTTATGAACGGCTCAACCCTGCCGACCCGCCAACCGACCCTGCGACCGCGGCGGTCACGGCAACGTTGCCCGGCGAAATCGCCAGCGAAGGGATTGTAGCGCGATCGCGGCAGGAATTAGCGATGCCTATCCAGGCGGGCGTATTCAAGTTTGTACCGTTTGCGATCGGCGAAGCAGCACAGTACGGTGAAGATATCAATGGAGACAGTCTCACCCGGTTGTGGGGTGGGGGCGGTCTGCGCGTGAACCTGCCGCTCTCACGCGTCGACCAGACGATCCAGAGCAGTCTGCTCAACGTTCGCGGTCTCGCTCACAAGATTGATTTTTCGGCGGAATATTTTTATGCCGACAGCAACACCAACTATGATGAGCTGCCGTACTATGATCCGCTGGATGATCACACCCAAGAGCAGTTTCGCCGGTCGTTCATTTACACGACCTTTGGCGGTTCACTACCCACTCAGTTCGATCCACGCAGCTACGCGCTCCGGCAGGGTATTCAGCGCAACGTAACGAGTCCAAGTGATACGGTCGTGGACGATGTCAGCCAGTTACGACTGGGGATGAACCATCGCTTCCAAACCAAGCGTGGACTACCGGGACGTGAACGGATCGTAGATCTATTTCGTTTTGACATGCAAACGATCCTGATGCCTCAGGCCGACCGTGATAACTTTGGCGAGACTGTGGGCCCGACGCTGTTCGATGCCCAGTACAATTTGGGAGACCGCGTGACACTGCTAGGCGACGGGTATATCGATTTCTTTGATGAGGGATTGCGATCACTTAGCGGAGGTGTCCGCACGAGTCGGCCTGGACTCGGGGATCTGTATGTCGGTCTGTTGTCACTGGAAGGTCCAATCAGTAGCACGGTTCTGCAAGCGAAGCTGGACCATCGCTTGAACGAGAAATGGATCGTCTCGGCTGGCACCGTGTACGATTTCGGCCCCACCGGCAGTAACACGCAAACGTTTGGGCTGACTCGAATCGGCGAGTCGTTCCTGTTCCAAATCGGGGCGAATATTGATGAGGGTCGCGACAATACGAGTAT comes from Allorhodopirellula heiligendammensis and encodes:
- the rpsL gene encoding 30S ribosomal protein S12, which gives rise to MPTINQLVRKNRKLKKSQSKSPVLEKCPQKQGVCLQVRTMTPKKPNSALRKITRVRLSNGKEVTVYIPGEGHNLQEHSIVLVRGGRVRDLPGVRYQVVRGSRDALGVDGRKQSRSRYGAKK
- a CDS encoding DUF1559 domain-containing protein, coding for MKFHSARRGFTLVELLVVIAIIGVLVGLLLPAVQAAREAARRMSCSNNLKQLGLAVHNYHSAYDQLPMQAGGTYLENVDKGTCDVAPGHNARRLSFLVGMLPFIEQQALWQQISNPHQGWAAMGCAGWQGAYDPWATQLQAFKCPSDPAVSSWGLGTTNYGANALGDSPSYGQAGYHEFNGGQWKFIQAATGSCRGFFVPRHASKFRDILDGLSNTAMLGEMINGLQDRDKRSLPSLGKGWGGAAGARGTSHACSDDVDPTRPLFWRTTGVTLDTTASRSRGARWAYSLPLFTSVSYSTGPNREMCFGADWENSGQCPPSSHHQGGAHIVMGDGAVKFITDSVDCGNSNSPAIMPTDASALPAGSASPYGLFGSIGTRASNEVLESEI
- a CDS encoding 3-keto-disaccharide hydrolase; the protein is MSFSLSQNKRPTAVSALILSGSLLVCSMILPARATFGQDDQSAESPAAPADEKPDASAPESKDPAPEKPDADAKKTNAAPEQTDADPATEPAEPAAPAAEPAADPEWVAKGVWTLPPTEGEVAVDFSLIGEYVGDLKAGQSSQEDDASGDESDDESEGESEGGRRGVQIRNLGDGEFEARVYVGGLPGQDGYQPKKPMVLLGRRNGQTLVLSGGPWAMFVTPESCRIIDASGTSLATLERAHRESPTLGATPPQGATVLFDGSDTSAFSNGEMTEDGLLKQGADIREMLGDFDLHVEFRIPHMPNAIDQKRGNSGLYLQSRYECQVLDSFGDANVFNGLGALYRYKAPKMNMAFPPLTWQTYDVHFTAARFAADGTKVRNARVTSWVNGVMVQDDEELPGPTGAGKEESPTLLPTKIQNHNDPVRYRNIWVIDRGLTSGIEFPQLTKPAEKE
- the dapA gene encoding 4-hydroxy-tetrahydrodipicolinate synthase, whose protein sequence is MRQRKGSQFAGLAVAIITPFRDNQLDVSRLREQIEFQIDAGTNCIVPAGTTGESPTLSHEEHERVIAETIACVAGRVKVMAGAGSNNTAEALRLSRRAAAEGADAVLQVAPYYNKPTQEGMYQHFRAIAEEVDIPVCVYNIPGRTSKNIEVETIQRLAELPGITMVKEATGSLDQCSAILGTTDLTVLSGDDSLTLPMMSVGAEGVISVAGNVVPSVMLEMVQAATAGDYTTAAELHHRLYAFCNTMLGLSTNPIPVKAAMQMLGRDTGELRLPMVALDDAERSILQETLLKFGIGSAVV
- the rpsG gene encoding 30S ribosomal protein S7 yields the protein MGRITSSRSQLKGDPRHQSLLASKFINCLMLDGKKTTAQRVFYDALEEIGKRHEGEETPFEVFEAALENIKPYIEVRSKRVGGASYQVPMQVNKARQQSLAIRWVLMAVRDKKGRPMHLKLADEFLAGFKKEGAAYTRRENTHRMADANKAFAHFAW
- the fusA gene encoding elongation factor G; the protein is MAADISKLRNIGIIAHIDAGKTTVTERMLYLSGQKHRVGRVDHGTTDTDDDPEEQERGITIFSACVKYKWGDYNVNLLDTPGHVDFTAEVERCLRVLDGAVVVFSAREGVEAQSETVWRQADRYEVPRIVFINKMDREGASFDDVFGDIGPRLGGRPVAVEIPVGQGPTHVADPFRGVIDLIDMKLLQFDPETEGKTVTEVELPDELRDDATIWREQLMEVVYELSEEAMALAMEEKEVPREVVIAALRKGCIERAIQPVFCGSALHGIGVQPLMTGVGNFLPSPLDRPPVEGITPGKEDSSQTRKPDVKEPFCGLVFKILPAKTGDNYWIRVYSGKLEQNSRVYCPNRDKKENVAQIWQIHATKKERDGQSDTVGAGDICCVIGPRFAITGDTVCDAKAPIQLPTIQFAETVLSMAIEPESTADRKKLEETLDMLRRQDPTFRAVENEELGQTIISGMGELHLEVIQHRLTRDFNLNVKFYKPRVNYRETIGGTADVTGQCNRIVGANAMFARLKTRVLPADDPAAPVVVFDRLPPDCGLPNAVRTAAIEEIRERANGGGVIAGFPLSGVRFEVYDAEMHEDGSDEVAFRIAAGDAFESGIEAAGPVLLEPVMRVEVTTPDDYMGEIVGDLQQRRAIIASTETRGAMTVIVAHAPLKEMFGYSSAVRSLSQGRAGGSMEPYGYQAAPKEDAESFQF
- the rph gene encoding ribonuclease PH; the protein is MTAAASESIKSRPHDALRDVRVECGYLESNPASVLYRSGKTIVLCTASVETTVPPWMAGRGKGWVTAEYNMLPGSTSPRKSRDRGGKVDGRTTEIQRLIGRSLRAVVDLEALGERSITVDCDVLQADGGTRTASITGGFIALSLAVTRLAATPLLDPPIVVADVLPRSVAAISVGVIGSDVVLDLDYQLDSAADVDMNVVMTGDGRFIEIQGTGEEATFDDDQLARMLALAKKGIRELTQKQVHAIGVQ